A stretch of the Neodiprion lecontei isolate iyNeoLeco1 chromosome 4, iyNeoLeco1.1, whole genome shotgun sequence genome encodes the following:
- the LOC107221394 gene encoding uncharacterized protein LOC107221394 isoform X3: MSGANVEESSYLKVEHDFEYRTNDGRQIAIKKDERLYLIQKTNNDWWKVIRNKEQRSFYVPVTYVTELGSVSSPNKFTGPGKHDAIFQTTSRDHSARRRNVENWLSTTVKMLPDGSRSPENLEQYNRLKNFEDAGMKEIKNRIVQQKQSLQGNEKSNEIKNEKKSLERFRNVVRKISSSMHVSQDTSAHNTSARNSQTRDVMRTVMENVDGKSAPASNYPIYSPKEAKEPDRTLFEYQNPPQQQILHSISHCQKSAMNLTNPTGCTESIDDCRSVNLDSSLIKHSPRSRPSTKESKLSVQKNIATKRSDNNSTDRCAVTPNIEKKPSSPISAGNKVAMSSTSPSLQGSGSTFDYSENAMRILNDKRKSWAVEELMSELTQIRKERVDDNASNFVLRSIEIKDGFDPLEKLTQELHDLHTSQHENSTVSNSPKADFKSEDDIKEPPEISICKEKETTIVPLKSPKNLAQTESTFNKSKSPKSRISLTNSEVCSISTDINNSCKFTKRQDEYEEANILNDESRMPINVRDEGSDRKATLSADKEHYVLSYQQNSQLFKSESSDNLAKFEKPSYSNVLNKLKNETKVRPQLKLKIKNVDTKIKLTPSLEKLASEIQFLPASRTSIVDSDTQQSTPTENKWPQGRADQKRVTTKTETIEPAAIDILESRDDLINVDQDSEMWKNFKSKLNYRGSFKSKQEQKSQVVTKDVTFDNEHSESVTKPGRRKIKKSATFNCVAVPEYYKHFQRHEGSEYCSRISPTLRTKRRSQSLENIKLLVNRELKHTLAASKRADGAQNALHKSVAKPIPSCRKIQPMKDVRESIGAESPCSHQGVQASVQVLPPSISRSYENLNEGFNNLKVFDANKSTAVSFKNLLCTSDSGSDEYLHYKAFPKSSISRNERLAFSSDSKINSKVVVSSESLPVIDRSISDEQILSSNISSEALFSQSESEVYALSEVSNTSSPITVDRDRENFVNLPPGWTQEYDQQSKQICFVNTWGEKWFSSNDAEGKIYFFEENSNESSWILPSIPATEPTLRNMEGNHDNIELRTNSGSEKLRIGKARSLLVGNQRPTKKELAARRSGSLSHDWPQLFDGNMCILKEGILQRTKITENGKKLRKHWSTSYVVLSELFLLFFKDAKSFSAMKSGQSAAAKPDISVDLNGAIIEPDDKVSSRKNVYIISTILGLQVLIQNDNTTVANEWFKEIYDVIHNLPSGFEAQTPPSLERPRDTKSKQFLSVNSIEESKVVSKIGRTRSVKIKKIEGSTEDLSGSSAERQTKIKAKLKRFFQRRPTMDSLVKNGIYKDEPAFGSYLKDVCSREPPMVPRFVKSCIEILESNLENMKADGLYRASGNLSQIQKIRLQVDQNNFDILAQEEDVHVLTGALKLFFRELKEPLIPYEFFERALRASMSKKKSEKIQVFREIVRGLSQPHYDTLQLLLQHLLKVTSYQKYNRMHIPNLAIVFGPTLMWPRVESANMALDLMQQNLVIECLLSEYDKIFK, from the exons ATGAGTGGCGCAAATGTTGAAGAATCTTCCTATTTGAAAGTGGAGCACGACTTTGAGTACAGAACTAATGACGGTCGTCAAATTGCTATAAAAAAAGATGAGAGGCTTTATCTTATACAAAAGACCAATAATGATTGGTGGAAAGTGATACGGAATAAGGAACAACGGTCATTTTATGTTCCGGTGACATACGTTACTGAATTGGGCAGTGTTTCGTCGCCCAATAAATTCACAGGCCCGGGTAAACATGATGCGATATTTCAAACTACTTCGAGAGATCATTCAGCCAGGAGAAGAAATGTTGAGAATTGGCTTTCGACTACCGTTAAGATGTTGCCGGATGGATCGAGAAGTCCTGAGAATTTAGAACAGTAtaatagattgaaaaatttcgaagatGCAGGGATGAAAGAGATCAAGAATCGAATTGTCCAACAGAAGCAGAGCCTTCAAGGAAATGAGAAAAgcaacgaaattaaaaatgaaaagaaaagtttagAACGTTTCAGAAATGTCGTTAGAAAGATTTCCAGCAGTATGCATGTGTCACAAGATACTTCTGCACACAACACATCTGCCAGAAACTCTCAAACAAGAGATGTTATGCGCACGGTGATGGAAAATGTAGATGGAAAATCAGCACCAGCTTCAAACTATCCTATATATTCACCAAAGGAGGCTAAAGAACCTGACCGCACCCTATTTGAATACCAAAATCCGCCTCAGCAGCAAATTCTGCACAGTATTTCCCATTGCCAAAAGTCAGCGATGAATCTTACAAACCCTACAGGCTGCACGGAGTCTATTGATGATTGCAGAAGTGTAAATTTAGATTCTTCGTTAATTAAACATAGTCCAAGATCGAGACCTTCCACAAAAGAATCAAAATTATCTGTACAAAAGAACATCGCGACAAAAAGGTCCGACAATAACAGCACCGATCGTTGCGCAGTGACACCAAATATTGAGAAGAAGCCCAGCTCACCGATTTCTGCTGGTAATAAAGTCGCAATGTCTTCGACTTCTCCATCCCTGCAGGGCAGTGGTAGCACATTTGATTATTCTGAGAACGCAATGAGAATTTTAAATGACAAACGAAAGTCATGGGCTGTTGAAGAGTTGATGAGTGAATTGACCCAGATTCGCAAGGAACGAGTAGATGACAATGCCTCTAATTTTGTGTTGAGAAGCATAGAAATTAAGGATGGATTTGATCCACTTGAAAAGCTCACTCAAGAGCTTCACGATCTTCATACATCCCAACACGAGAATTCCACAGTTTCCAATTCCCCGAAAGCGGACTTCAAAAGTGAAGATGATATTAAAGAACCGCCAGAAATTTCAATATgtaaagagaaagaaaccACGATAGTACCTTTAAAGAGTCCAAAGAACCTGGCACAAACTGAATCTACATTCAATAAATCAAAATCACCAAAGAGTAGAATTTCACTGACCAACAGCGAAGTCTGTTCAATTTCAACTGATATCAATAATTCCTGTAAGTTTACCAAACGACAGGACGAATACGAGGAGGCAAACATACTGAACGACGAATCAAGAATGCCGATTAATGTCAGGGATGAAGGGAGTGATAGGAAAGCGACTTTATCTGCTGATAAAGAGCATTACGTATTGTCTTATCAGCAGAATTCACAGCTGTTTAAATCGGAGAGTAGTGATAATTTGGCTAAATTTGAGAAGCCAAGTTATTCAAATGTTttgaacaaattgaaaaacgaaactaAGGTACGACCACAGCTAAAGTTGAAGATAAAAAACGTGGATACAAAGATAAAGCTGACGCCATCACTGGAAAAACTGGCAAGTGAGATACAATTTTTACCTGCCAGTAGAACTTCCATTGTAGATAGCGATACACAACAATCTACACCAACCGAAAATAAATGGCCTCAGGGTCGCGCTGATCAAAAGAGGGTAACGACAAAGACGGAAACAATCGAGCCCGCAGCGATAGATATATTGGAAAGTAGAGACGACCTAATAAATGTTGACCAAGATAGTgaaatgtggaaaaatttcaaatcgaaattGAATTACAGAGGCAGCTTTAAGTCAAAACAAGAACAGAAGAGTCAAGTTGTTACCAAAGATGTGACTTTCGACAATGAGCACTCGGAAAGTGTCACAAAGCCTGGGAGAAGGAAGATAAAAAAGTCAGCAACGTTCAATTGTGTCGCTGTGCCTGAGTATTACAAACACTTCCAAAGACATGAAGGTTCCGAATACTGTTCTCGCATCTCGCCGACATTGAGGACTAAACGAAGAAGTCAGAGTCTTGagaatattaaattattgGTAAACAGGGAGCTAAAGCACACATTAGCAGCTTCAAAGAGAGCAGATGGGGCTCAAAATGCCTTGCACAAGTCGGTTGCAAAGCCTATTCCCAGTTGTCGCAAAATCCAGCCAATGAAAGATGTCCGAGAAAGTATTGGGGCTGAATCGCCATGCTCGCATCAAGGGGTTCAAGCCAGTGTTCAAGTCCTGCCGCCGTCGATATCAAGGAGTTACGAAAATCTGAACGAAGGTTTTAACAATCTAAAAGTGTTTGATGCCAACAAGAGCACTGCTGTGAGcttcaaaaatttgttatgCACATCTGATAGCGGCTCGGACGAGTATCTCCATTACAAAGCATTTCCAAAGAGTTCCATCAGCAGGAACGAACGCTTGGCATTTAGCTCAGACAGCAAAATCAATTCCAAAGTTGTCGTCAGTTCCGAGAGCTTGCCCGTCATCGACAGAAGCATATCGGACGAGCAAATACTTAGCTCGAATATTAGTTCCGAAGCACTTTTTAGCCAATCGGAATCCGAGGTTTATGCTTTGTCTGAAGTTTCCAACACCTCGAGTCCCATTACCGTAGATCGTGAtagagaaaattttgtaaatctacCGCCGGGATGGACCCAAGAATACGATCAACAGTCGAAACAAATCTGCTTTGTTAATACATGGGGAGAGAAG TGGTTCTCATCCAATGATGCGGAAggtaaaatttacttttttgaGGAAAACAGCAACGAATCATCGTGGATACTTCCCAGCATTCCAGCTACTGAGCCAACCTTAAGAAATATGGAGGGAAATCATGACAATATTGAGCTCAGGACCAATTCAGGCAGCGAAAAACTCCGAATTGGGAAAGCTCGCAGCTTGCTCGTGGGAAATCAAAGACCAACTAAGAAAGAACTTGCTGCACGTCGGTCAGGATCACTTTCGCATGATTGGCCGCAGTTATTCGATGGCAATATG TGCATTCTTAAGGAGGGAATATTACAGAGAACTAAAATAACTGAAAATGGTAAAAAGTTGAGGAAACATTGGAGCACGTCGTACGTTGTGTTGTCAGAATTGTTCTTGTTGTTCTTCAAAGATGCTAAAAGCTTTTCCGCTATG AAATCGGGGCAATCGGCAGCAGCAAAACCAGATATATCTGTGGATCTTAATGGTGCCATTATAGAACCTGATGACAAAGTGAGCAgtagaaaaaatgtttacattATCAGCACTATACTTGGTCTACAAGTTTTAATTCAAAACGACAATACCACAGTCGCTAACGAATGGTTCAAAGAGATATATGATGTCATCCACAATCTC CCCTCTGGTTTTGAAGCTCAAACACCTCCTAGCTTAGAGCGGCCGCGAGATACCAAAAGTAAACAATTTCTGAGCGTTAATTCAATCGAGGAGAGTAAAGTTGTCTCAAAAATTGGACGAACAAGATCTGTTAAAA TTAAAAAGATCGAAGGCTCGACTGAAGATCTCAGTGGATCCTCGGCTGAACgtcaaacaaaaataaaagcaaagTTAAAACGCTTCTTTCAAAGGAGACCAACGATGGATTCCCTCGTCAAGAACGGTATATAcaaag ACGAGCCGGCGTTTGGCTCATATTTGAAAGACGTGTGCTCACGGGAGCCTCCAATGGTACCTAGATTTGTGAAATCTTGCATCGAAATATTGGAAAGCAATCTGGAAAATATGAAAGCTGACGGGTTGTACAGAGCAAGTGGGAATCTAAGTCAAATTCAGAAAATTCGTTTGCAAGTAGACCAGAACAATTTTGATATCTTGGCACAAGAGGAAGACGTCCACGTACTGACAGGAGctctgaaattatttttccgtgAATTGAAAGAGCCGCTTATTCCCTATGAGTTTTTTGAACGGGCTCTAAGGGCAAGTA TGTCTAAGAAGAAATCAGAGAAAATCCAAGTCTTTAGGGAGATTGTTCGGGGGCTTTCTCAGCCGCATTACGACACGTTGCAACTATTGCTGCAACATTTATTGAA GGTGACCTCGTACCAGAAGTATAACCGCATGCATATACCAAATTTGGCAATAGTATTTGGGCCAACATTGATGTGGCCTAGGGTTGAAAGTGCAAATATGGCATTAGATCTTATGCAGCAAAATTTGGTCATCGAATGTCTGCTGTCAGAGtacgataaaatattcaaatga
- the LOC107221394 gene encoding uncharacterized protein LOC107221394 isoform X4, with amino-acid sequence MSGANVEESSYLKVEHDFEYRTNDGRQIAIKKDERLYLIQKTNNDWWKVIRNKEQRSFYVPVTYVTELGSVSSPNKFTGPGKHDAIFQTTSRDHSARRRNVENWLSTTVKMLPDGSRSPENLEQYNRLKNFEDAGMKEIKNRIVQQKQSLQGNEKSNEIKNEKKSLERFRNVVRKISSSMHVSQDTSAHNTSARNSQTRDVMRTVMENVDGKSAPASNYPIYSPKEAKEPDRTLFEYQNPPQQQILHSISHCQKSAMNLTNPTGCTESIDDCRSVNLDSSLIKHSPRSRPSTKESKLSVQKNIATKRSDNNSTDRCAVTPNIEKKPSSPISAGNKVAMSSTSPSLQGSGSTFDYSENAMRILNDKRKSWAVEELMSELTQIRKERVDDNASNFVLRSIEIKDGFDPLEKLTQELHDLHTSQHENSTVSNSPKADFKSEDDIKEPPEISICKEKETTIVPLKSPKNLAQTESTFNKSKSPKSRISLTNSEVCSISTDINNSCKFTKRQDEYEEANILNDESRMPINVRDEGSDRKATLSADKEHYVLSYQQNSQLFKSESSDNLAKFEKPSYSNVLNKLKNETKVRPQLKLKIKNVDTKIKLTPSLEKLASEIQFLPASRTSIVDSDTQQSTPTENKWPQGRADQKRVTTKTETIEPAAIDILESRDDLINVDQDSEMWKNFKSKLNYRGSFKSKQEQKSQVVTKDVTFDNEHSESVTKPGRRKIKKSATFNCVAVPEYYKHFQRHEGSEYCSRISPTLRTKRRSQSLENIKLLVNRELKHTLAASKRADGAQNALHKSVAKPIPSCRKIQPMKDVRESIGAESPCSHQGVQASVQVLPPSISRSYENLNEGFNNLKVFDANKSTAVSFKNLLCTSDSGSDEYLHYKAFPKSSISRNERLAFSSDSKINSKVVVSSESLPVIDRSISDEQILSSNISSEALFSQSESEVYALSEVSNTSSPITVDRDRENFVNLPPGWTQEYDQQSKQICFVNTWGEKWFSSNDAEGKIYFFEENSNESSWILPSIPATEPTLRNMEGNHDNIELRTNSGSEKLRIGKARSLLVGNQRPTKKELAARRSGSLSHDWPQLFDGNMCILKEGILQRTKITENGKKLRKHWSTSYVVLSELFLLFFKDAKSFSAMKSGQSAAAKPDISVDLNGAIIEPDDKVSSRKNVYIISTILGLQVLIQNDNTTVANEWFKEIYDVIHNLPSGFEAQTPPSLERPRDTKSKQFLSVNSIEESKVVSKIGRTRSVKIKKIEGSTEDLSGSSAERQTKIKAKLKRFFQRRPTMDSLVKNDEPAFGSYLKDVCSREPPMVPRFVKSCIEILESNLENMKADGLYRASGNLSQIQKIRLQVDQNNFDILAQEEDVHVLTGALKLFFRELKEPLIPYEFFERALRASMSKKKSEKIQVFREIVRGLSQPHYDTLQLLLQHLLKVTSYQKYNRMHIPNLAIVFGPTLMWPRVESANMALDLMQQNLVIECLLSEYDKIFK; translated from the exons ATGAGTGGCGCAAATGTTGAAGAATCTTCCTATTTGAAAGTGGAGCACGACTTTGAGTACAGAACTAATGACGGTCGTCAAATTGCTATAAAAAAAGATGAGAGGCTTTATCTTATACAAAAGACCAATAATGATTGGTGGAAAGTGATACGGAATAAGGAACAACGGTCATTTTATGTTCCGGTGACATACGTTACTGAATTGGGCAGTGTTTCGTCGCCCAATAAATTCACAGGCCCGGGTAAACATGATGCGATATTTCAAACTACTTCGAGAGATCATTCAGCCAGGAGAAGAAATGTTGAGAATTGGCTTTCGACTACCGTTAAGATGTTGCCGGATGGATCGAGAAGTCCTGAGAATTTAGAACAGTAtaatagattgaaaaatttcgaagatGCAGGGATGAAAGAGATCAAGAATCGAATTGTCCAACAGAAGCAGAGCCTTCAAGGAAATGAGAAAAgcaacgaaattaaaaatgaaaagaaaagtttagAACGTTTCAGAAATGTCGTTAGAAAGATTTCCAGCAGTATGCATGTGTCACAAGATACTTCTGCACACAACACATCTGCCAGAAACTCTCAAACAAGAGATGTTATGCGCACGGTGATGGAAAATGTAGATGGAAAATCAGCACCAGCTTCAAACTATCCTATATATTCACCAAAGGAGGCTAAAGAACCTGACCGCACCCTATTTGAATACCAAAATCCGCCTCAGCAGCAAATTCTGCACAGTATTTCCCATTGCCAAAAGTCAGCGATGAATCTTACAAACCCTACAGGCTGCACGGAGTCTATTGATGATTGCAGAAGTGTAAATTTAGATTCTTCGTTAATTAAACATAGTCCAAGATCGAGACCTTCCACAAAAGAATCAAAATTATCTGTACAAAAGAACATCGCGACAAAAAGGTCCGACAATAACAGCACCGATCGTTGCGCAGTGACACCAAATATTGAGAAGAAGCCCAGCTCACCGATTTCTGCTGGTAATAAAGTCGCAATGTCTTCGACTTCTCCATCCCTGCAGGGCAGTGGTAGCACATTTGATTATTCTGAGAACGCAATGAGAATTTTAAATGACAAACGAAAGTCATGGGCTGTTGAAGAGTTGATGAGTGAATTGACCCAGATTCGCAAGGAACGAGTAGATGACAATGCCTCTAATTTTGTGTTGAGAAGCATAGAAATTAAGGATGGATTTGATCCACTTGAAAAGCTCACTCAAGAGCTTCACGATCTTCATACATCCCAACACGAGAATTCCACAGTTTCCAATTCCCCGAAAGCGGACTTCAAAAGTGAAGATGATATTAAAGAACCGCCAGAAATTTCAATATgtaaagagaaagaaaccACGATAGTACCTTTAAAGAGTCCAAAGAACCTGGCACAAACTGAATCTACATTCAATAAATCAAAATCACCAAAGAGTAGAATTTCACTGACCAACAGCGAAGTCTGTTCAATTTCAACTGATATCAATAATTCCTGTAAGTTTACCAAACGACAGGACGAATACGAGGAGGCAAACATACTGAACGACGAATCAAGAATGCCGATTAATGTCAGGGATGAAGGGAGTGATAGGAAAGCGACTTTATCTGCTGATAAAGAGCATTACGTATTGTCTTATCAGCAGAATTCACAGCTGTTTAAATCGGAGAGTAGTGATAATTTGGCTAAATTTGAGAAGCCAAGTTATTCAAATGTTttgaacaaattgaaaaacgaaactaAGGTACGACCACAGCTAAAGTTGAAGATAAAAAACGTGGATACAAAGATAAAGCTGACGCCATCACTGGAAAAACTGGCAAGTGAGATACAATTTTTACCTGCCAGTAGAACTTCCATTGTAGATAGCGATACACAACAATCTACACCAACCGAAAATAAATGGCCTCAGGGTCGCGCTGATCAAAAGAGGGTAACGACAAAGACGGAAACAATCGAGCCCGCAGCGATAGATATATTGGAAAGTAGAGACGACCTAATAAATGTTGACCAAGATAGTgaaatgtggaaaaatttcaaatcgaaattGAATTACAGAGGCAGCTTTAAGTCAAAACAAGAACAGAAGAGTCAAGTTGTTACCAAAGATGTGACTTTCGACAATGAGCACTCGGAAAGTGTCACAAAGCCTGGGAGAAGGAAGATAAAAAAGTCAGCAACGTTCAATTGTGTCGCTGTGCCTGAGTATTACAAACACTTCCAAAGACATGAAGGTTCCGAATACTGTTCTCGCATCTCGCCGACATTGAGGACTAAACGAAGAAGTCAGAGTCTTGagaatattaaattattgGTAAACAGGGAGCTAAAGCACACATTAGCAGCTTCAAAGAGAGCAGATGGGGCTCAAAATGCCTTGCACAAGTCGGTTGCAAAGCCTATTCCCAGTTGTCGCAAAATCCAGCCAATGAAAGATGTCCGAGAAAGTATTGGGGCTGAATCGCCATGCTCGCATCAAGGGGTTCAAGCCAGTGTTCAAGTCCTGCCGCCGTCGATATCAAGGAGTTACGAAAATCTGAACGAAGGTTTTAACAATCTAAAAGTGTTTGATGCCAACAAGAGCACTGCTGTGAGcttcaaaaatttgttatgCACATCTGATAGCGGCTCGGACGAGTATCTCCATTACAAAGCATTTCCAAAGAGTTCCATCAGCAGGAACGAACGCTTGGCATTTAGCTCAGACAGCAAAATCAATTCCAAAGTTGTCGTCAGTTCCGAGAGCTTGCCCGTCATCGACAGAAGCATATCGGACGAGCAAATACTTAGCTCGAATATTAGTTCCGAAGCACTTTTTAGCCAATCGGAATCCGAGGTTTATGCTTTGTCTGAAGTTTCCAACACCTCGAGTCCCATTACCGTAGATCGTGAtagagaaaattttgtaaatctacCGCCGGGATGGACCCAAGAATACGATCAACAGTCGAAACAAATCTGCTTTGTTAATACATGGGGAGAGAAG TGGTTCTCATCCAATGATGCGGAAggtaaaatttacttttttgaGGAAAACAGCAACGAATCATCGTGGATACTTCCCAGCATTCCAGCTACTGAGCCAACCTTAAGAAATATGGAGGGAAATCATGACAATATTGAGCTCAGGACCAATTCAGGCAGCGAAAAACTCCGAATTGGGAAAGCTCGCAGCTTGCTCGTGGGAAATCAAAGACCAACTAAGAAAGAACTTGCTGCACGTCGGTCAGGATCACTTTCGCATGATTGGCCGCAGTTATTCGATGGCAATATG TGCATTCTTAAGGAGGGAATATTACAGAGAACTAAAATAACTGAAAATGGTAAAAAGTTGAGGAAACATTGGAGCACGTCGTACGTTGTGTTGTCAGAATTGTTCTTGTTGTTCTTCAAAGATGCTAAAAGCTTTTCCGCTATG AAATCGGGGCAATCGGCAGCAGCAAAACCAGATATATCTGTGGATCTTAATGGTGCCATTATAGAACCTGATGACAAAGTGAGCAgtagaaaaaatgtttacattATCAGCACTATACTTGGTCTACAAGTTTTAATTCAAAACGACAATACCACAGTCGCTAACGAATGGTTCAAAGAGATATATGATGTCATCCACAATCTC CCCTCTGGTTTTGAAGCTCAAACACCTCCTAGCTTAGAGCGGCCGCGAGATACCAAAAGTAAACAATTTCTGAGCGTTAATTCAATCGAGGAGAGTAAAGTTGTCTCAAAAATTGGACGAACAAGATCTGTTAAAA TTAAAAAGATCGAAGGCTCGACTGAAGATCTCAGTGGATCCTCGGCTGAACgtcaaacaaaaataaaagcaaagTTAAAACGCTTCTTTCAAAGGAGACCAACGATGGATTCCCTCGTCAAGAACG ACGAGCCGGCGTTTGGCTCATATTTGAAAGACGTGTGCTCACGGGAGCCTCCAATGGTACCTAGATTTGTGAAATCTTGCATCGAAATATTGGAAAGCAATCTGGAAAATATGAAAGCTGACGGGTTGTACAGAGCAAGTGGGAATCTAAGTCAAATTCAGAAAATTCGTTTGCAAGTAGACCAGAACAATTTTGATATCTTGGCACAAGAGGAAGACGTCCACGTACTGACAGGAGctctgaaattatttttccgtgAATTGAAAGAGCCGCTTATTCCCTATGAGTTTTTTGAACGGGCTCTAAGGGCAAGTA TGTCTAAGAAGAAATCAGAGAAAATCCAAGTCTTTAGGGAGATTGTTCGGGGGCTTTCTCAGCCGCATTACGACACGTTGCAACTATTGCTGCAACATTTATTGAA GGTGACCTCGTACCAGAAGTATAACCGCATGCATATACCAAATTTGGCAATAGTATTTGGGCCAACATTGATGTGGCCTAGGGTTGAAAGTGCAAATATGGCATTAGATCTTATGCAGCAAAATTTGGTCATCGAATGTCTGCTGTCAGAGtacgataaaatattcaaatga